In Rhizobium sp. N324, a single genomic region encodes these proteins:
- the fabD gene encoding ACP S-malonyltransferase has translation MTIAFTFPGQGSQAVGMGKDLAENFAEARAVFDEVDEALGEKLSDVMFNGPEDTLTLTANAQPALMAVSIAVVRILEAKGLDLKSKVAYVAGHSLGEYSALCAAGTFSLADTARLLRIRGNAMQAAVPVGIGAMAAIIGLEHADVVAVCEEAAAIGACQIANDNGGGQIVISGEKAAVEKAAGLATDKGAKRAILLPVSAPFHSKLMAPAAEAMRAALATVAKSDPVVPLIANVRAAPVTSADEIASLLVEQVTGQVRWRETVEWFAGNGVTTLYELGSGKVLTGLARRIDKTVNGISVNGPAVIDAAVAALMA, from the coding sequence ATGACCATTGCTTTCACTTTTCCCGGTCAGGGCAGTCAGGCCGTCGGCATGGGCAAGGATCTGGCCGAAAATTTCGCCGAAGCCCGCGCCGTTTTCGACGAGGTGGATGAGGCGCTCGGTGAAAAGCTTTCGGACGTCATGTTCAACGGTCCCGAGGATACGTTGACCCTGACGGCGAATGCCCAGCCGGCGCTGATGGCCGTCTCGATCGCCGTCGTCCGGATTCTTGAGGCCAAGGGGCTGGATCTGAAGTCCAAAGTCGCCTATGTCGCCGGCCACTCACTCGGCGAATATTCTGCCCTTTGCGCCGCCGGCACCTTTTCGCTCGCTGACACCGCCCGGCTGCTGCGCATCCGCGGCAATGCCATGCAGGCGGCAGTCCCGGTCGGCATCGGCGCCATGGCGGCGATCATCGGCCTCGAACATGCCGACGTCGTCGCCGTCTGCGAAGAGGCCGCTGCTATCGGCGCATGCCAGATTGCCAACGACAATGGCGGCGGCCAGATCGTCATCTCGGGTGAGAAGGCAGCCGTCGAAAAGGCAGCCGGCCTGGCAACGGACAAGGGCGCCAAGCGCGCCATCCTGCTGCCGGTCTCAGCACCCTTCCATTCGAAGCTGATGGCGCCCGCCGCCGAGGCCATGCGTGCGGCCCTGGCAACGGTTGCCAAATCCGATCCGGTCGTGCCTCTGATCGCCAATGTCCGCGCCGCCCCGGTGACGAGTGCCGACGAGATCGCCAGCCTGCTGGTCGAGCAGGTGACCGGTCAGGTCCGTTGGCGCGAGACGGTGGAATGGTTCGCCGGCAATGGCGTCACCACCCTTTATGAACTTGGTTCCGGCAAGGTGCTGACCGGCCTTGCGCGGCGCATCGACAAGACAGTCAACGGCATCTCCGTCAACGGTCCGGCGGTAATCGACGCGGCCGTTGCCGCCCTCATGGCCTGA
- a CDS encoding aldo/keto reductase yields the protein MKYNSLGRTDISVSEICLGTMTWGSQNSETDAHAQMDYAVEKGVNFFDTAELYPTTPVSPETQGWTEDYIGSWFGKSGKRGDIVLATKVAGRGRDYIRGGEGADAKNIRLALEASLTRLKTDYVDLYQIHWPNRGHFHFRQNWSYNPFTQDRDKAVANMLDILETLGALVKEGKIRAIGLSNETTWGIQKYLTLSEQKSLPRVASVQNEYNLLYRHFDLDLAELSHHEDVGLLAYSPLAGGILSGKYVGGARPKGSRGSINHDIGGRLQPLQEPATKAYLEIAARYGLDPAAMALAFCLSRPFMASAIIGATSMEQLKVDIGAADLTLSNEVLTEIAKVHRQYPLTL from the coding sequence ATGAAGTACAATTCACTCGGCCGCACCGACATTTCCGTTTCAGAAATCTGCCTTGGCACCATGACCTGGGGTTCGCAGAACAGCGAAACCGACGCCCATGCGCAGATGGATTACGCCGTCGAAAAGGGCGTCAATTTCTTCGATACCGCCGAACTCTACCCGACCACCCCGGTTTCGCCTGAAACACAGGGCTGGACCGAGGACTATATCGGCAGCTGGTTCGGCAAATCAGGCAAGCGCGGGGATATCGTACTCGCCACCAAGGTCGCCGGCCGCGGCCGCGACTATATACGCGGCGGCGAAGGCGCCGACGCAAAGAATATCCGGCTGGCGCTCGAGGCCAGCCTGACGCGGCTGAAGACCGATTATGTCGATCTTTACCAGATCCACTGGCCGAACCGCGGCCATTTCCACTTCCGCCAGAACTGGAGCTACAATCCCTTCACCCAGGATCGCGACAAGGCCGTCGCCAATATGCTCGACATCCTGGAAACGCTGGGGGCACTCGTCAAGGAAGGCAAGATCCGGGCGATCGGCCTTTCCAACGAAACCACCTGGGGCATCCAGAAATACTTGACGCTGTCAGAGCAGAAGAGCCTGCCGCGCGTTGCCAGCGTCCAGAACGAATACAATCTGCTCTACCGCCATTTCGACCTGGATCTCGCCGAGCTTTCCCATCACGAGGATGTCGGGCTGCTCGCCTATTCGCCGCTCGCCGGCGGCATCCTGTCCGGCAAATATGTCGGTGGCGCCAGGCCGAAGGGTTCGCGCGGCTCGATCAACCATGATATCGGCGGCCGCCTGCAGCCGCTGCAGGAGCCGGCAACCAAGGCCTATCTGGAGATCGCGGCCAGATACGGTCTCGACCCGGCGGCCATGGCGCTCGCCTTCTGCCTGTCGAGACCCTTCATGGCCTCCGCCATCATCGGCGCCACCTCGATGGAGCAACTGAAAGTCGATATCGGCGCGGCCGACTTGACGCTGTCGAACGAAGTGTTGACTGAGATCGCCAAGGTGCACCGGCAGTATCCGCTGACGCTCTGA
- the rpsF gene encoding 30S ribosomal protein S6 — MALYEHVFLARQDISAQQVDALVEQYKGVIEANGGKVGRIENWGLKSLTYRIKKNRKAHYALMDIDAPAAAVQEMERQMRISEDVLRYMTIAVEKHEEGPSAMMQKRDRDDRPREGGRGPREGGFGDRDRGPRPPREGGFGDREDRPRRPREDRV; from the coding sequence ATGGCTCTTTATGAACATGTATTCCTTGCCCGGCAGGATATTTCCGCCCAGCAGGTCGATGCCCTCGTAGAACAGTACAAGGGTGTGATCGAAGCTAACGGCGGTAAAGTCGGGCGTATCGAGAACTGGGGCCTCAAGTCCCTCACCTACCGCATCAAGAAGAACCGCAAGGCGCACTACGCCCTGATGGACATCGATGCACCGGCTGCTGCCGTCCAGGAAATGGAACGTCAGATGCGCATCAGCGAAGACGTTCTTCGCTACATGACGATCGCCGTCGAGAAGCATGAAGAAGGTCCGTCTGCCATGATGCAGAAGCGCGACCGCGACGACCGTCCGCGTGAAGGCGGCCGTGGCCCGCGTGAAGGCGGCTTCGGCGATCGTGACCGCGGCCCGCGTCCTCCGCGTGAAGGTGGCTTCGGCGACCGTGAAGACCGTCCGCGCCGTCCGCGCGAAGACCGCGTATAA
- the rpsR gene encoding 30S ribosomal protein S18 — MSETSSAPVRRPFHRRRKTCPFSGANAPRIDYKDVRLLQRYISERGKIVPSRITAVSQKKQRELAQAIKRARFLGLLPYVVA, encoded by the coding sequence ATGTCTGAAACTTCCTCCGCTCCGGTCCGCCGCCCGTTCCATCGCCGCCGCAAGACCTGCCCGTTCTCCGGCGCCAACGCGCCGCGGATCGACTACAAGGACGTTCGCCTGCTGCAGCGCTACATTTCCGAGCGCGGCAAGATCGTTCCTTCCCGCATCACGGCCGTTTCCCAGAAGAAGCAGCGCGAACTCGCCCAGGCGATCAAGCGCGCCCGTTTCCTCGGCCTGCTGCCCTACGTCGTAGCCTGA
- a CDS encoding acyl carrier protein, whose product MSDIAERVKKIVIDHLGVDADKVVESASFIDDLGADSLDTVELVMAFEEEFGVEIPDDAADSILTVGDAVKFIEKAQA is encoded by the coding sequence ATGAGCGATATCGCAGAACGCGTAAAGAAAATTGTTATTGATCATCTTGGCGTCGATGCCGACAAGGTCGTCGAGAGCGCCAGCTTTATCGACGATCTGGGCGCTGACTCGCTCGACACGGTCGAACTTGTCATGGCATTCGAAGAAGAATTCGGCGTTGAAATTCCTGACGACGCTGCCGACTCGATCCTGACGGTCGGCGATGCCGTGAAGTTTATCGAGAAGGCCCAGGCCTGA
- the fabF gene encoding beta-ketoacyl-ACP synthase II — MRRVVITGTGMVSPLGCGTEVTWSRLLAGQNGARLVTEFEVDDLPAKIACRIPIGDGTDGTFNVDQWMEPKEQRKVDPFIIYGMAAADMALADAGWHPETDEDQIATGVLIGSGIGGIEGIVEAGYTLRDKGPRRISPFFIPGRLINLVSGQVSIRHKLRGPNHSVVTACSTGAHAIGDAARLIALGDADVMVAGGTESPVSRISLAGFAACKALSTQHNDDPQKASRPYDRDRDGFVMGEGAGIVVLEELEHAKARGARIYAEIVGYGLSGDAYHITAPSEDGEGAGRCMAMALKRAGLTPADIDYINAHGTSTMADTIELGAVERLVGNAASKISMSSTKSATGHLLGAAGAIEAIFTTLAIRDNIAPPTLNLDNPERETAIDLVPHKAREREINVALSNSFGFGGTNASLVLRRYAQ; from the coding sequence ATGAGACGTGTCGTCATAACCGGTACCGGCATGGTGTCACCCTTGGGATGCGGAACCGAGGTGACGTGGTCGCGGCTGCTTGCCGGCCAGAACGGCGCCCGTCTCGTCACCGAATTCGAGGTCGACGACCTTCCCGCCAAGATCGCCTGCCGTATTCCCATCGGCGACGGCACCGACGGCACCTTCAATGTCGATCAGTGGATGGAGCCGAAAGAGCAGCGCAAGGTCGATCCCTTTATCATCTACGGCATGGCCGCCGCCGACATGGCGCTTGCCGATGCCGGCTGGCATCCCGAGACCGATGAGGACCAGATCGCCACCGGCGTGCTGATCGGCTCTGGCATCGGCGGCATCGAAGGCATCGTCGAGGCGGGCTACACCCTGCGCGACAAAGGCCCGCGCCGCATCTCCCCCTTCTTCATTCCGGGCCGCCTGATCAACCTCGTTTCCGGCCAGGTCTCGATCCGCCACAAGCTGCGCGGACCCAATCATTCGGTCGTCACCGCCTGCTCGACGGGCGCGCATGCGATCGGCGATGCCGCGCGGCTGATCGCGCTGGGTGACGCCGACGTCATGGTCGCCGGCGGCACGGAATCCCCCGTCAGTCGCATTTCGCTCGCCGGCTTTGCAGCCTGCAAGGCGCTGTCGACCCAGCACAACGACGACCCGCAGAAGGCCTCGCGCCCCTATGACCGCGACCGCGACGGCTTCGTCATGGGCGAGGGCGCCGGCATCGTCGTGCTCGAGGAACTGGAACACGCCAAGGCGCGCGGCGCCAGGATCTATGCCGAAATCGTCGGCTACGGCCTGTCTGGCGACGCCTATCACATCACCGCGCCATCCGAAGACGGCGAAGGTGCCGGCCGCTGCATGGCGATGGCGCTGAAGCGCGCCGGACTGACGCCGGCCGATATCGATTACATCAACGCCCACGGCACCTCGACCATGGCCGACACGATCGAACTCGGCGCCGTCGAGCGGCTGGTCGGCAACGCGGCATCGAAGATCTCGATGTCCTCGACCAAATCGGCGACGGGACACCTTCTTGGTGCCGCCGGCGCGATCGAGGCGATCTTCACCACGCTTGCCATCCGCGACAATATCGCGCCGCCGACGCTCAATCTGGACAATCCCGAACGCGAGACGGCGATCGATCTGGTTCCGCACAAGGCGCGTGAGCGAGAAATCAATGTGGCGTTGTCCAACTCGTTCGGATTCGGCGGCACGAACGCGTCGCTCGTTCTGCGCCGTTACGCGCAATAA
- the fabG gene encoding 3-oxoacyl-[acyl-carrier-protein] reductase → MFDLSGRKALVTGASGGIGEEIARLLHKQGAIVGLHGTRVEKLEALAADLGERVKIFPANLSDRDEVKALGQKAEAELEGVDILVNNAGITKDGLFVRMSDEDWDAVLEVNLTSTFRLTRELTHPMMRRRYGRIINITSVVGVTGNPGQANYCASKAGMIGFTKSLAQEIATRNVTVNCVAPGFIESAMTGKLNDKQKEAIMGAIPMKRMGTGGEVASAVAYLASSEAAYMTGQTLHVNGGMAMI, encoded by the coding sequence ATGTTCGATCTTTCCGGCCGCAAGGCTCTCGTCACCGGCGCATCGGGCGGTATCGGCGAGGAAATCGCCCGCCTTCTGCATAAGCAGGGCGCCATCGTCGGCCTGCACGGCACCCGCGTCGAGAAGCTGGAAGCGCTGGCGGCCGATCTCGGCGAGCGCGTCAAGATCTTTCCGGCAAACCTCTCCGACCGCGACGAGGTCAAGGCGCTCGGCCAGAAGGCTGAGGCAGAACTTGAAGGCGTCGACATTCTCGTCAACAATGCCGGCATCACCAAGGACGGCCTCTTCGTGCGCATGAGTGACGAGGATTGGGACGCCGTTCTCGAAGTGAACCTGACGTCGACCTTCCGTCTGACGCGCGAATTGACGCATCCGATGATGCGCCGCCGCTATGGCCGCATCATCAACATCACTTCCGTCGTCGGCGTCACCGGCAATCCGGGCCAGGCCAATTACTGCGCCTCCAAGGCCGGCATGATCGGCTTCACCAAATCGCTGGCGCAGGAGATTGCCACCCGCAACGTGACGGTCAACTGCGTCGCGCCCGGCTTCATCGAAAGCGCCATGACCGGCAAGCTGAACGACAAGCAGAAGGAAGCGATCATGGGGGCGATCCCGATGAAGCGCATGGGCACGGGCGGCGAGGTCGCGTCGGCCGTCGCCTATCTTGCCTCCTCCGAGGCTGCCTATATGACGGGCCAGACGCTGCACGTAAACGGCGGCATGGCGATGATCTGA